The genome window TTCGTTTGCTCCATCTTCGGGTAACGTAGCTACACCAATACTGGCGGTGACAACCTGACCTTCCGGTCGGAGCGAACGTAACTTTTTAAGAAACTCTTCCATCACCTCTACCGCTGATTCCTTATCTTCATCAGGTAAGACCATCAAAAACTCGTCACCCTGTCCGTATTCCCGATTGAATTCCCATTTAGAATCCGAAAACCTTCTACCGAATTTAACGACTTCTTCTATTATTTTATCGCCGAAGGTGTGGCCGTGTTCGTTATTGATCTCAGAGAAGCCGTCTAAGTCAATGTAACCGTAAGAAACAACGTTATGTTCATCTACCATGAGTATGCCAAACAAGTCATTGAGATTACTTAATATTTTGGTTGCATATAGAGAAAAACTCAACAGTAGGCTGATTTCATCCTTTGAGTGACTCTTAGCTACGAGTACTGCAAAATTGTAAATATTTATTTAGTTTTATCTTGTACAAATTCCTTGAATGAAGGTTGGCTAGAGTCTTTTACACTTTCCCAGGGGACAAGTTTCTTATATTTATCTTTCCATTTCATCAATCTATACCAATGCCCTCCCAGTTGGGGTGTTGACTGGTTTAACCGGTGCCTCCTATCTTGTAATGTGTTGAACTCCTCCTGAAGATCCTGAATTGATACATCTGGGTCTGTTAATCTTTGACATATAAAATAATCAACTTCATCTGTGAGTTCCTGCAGTTCTTGACCTGCATTATAATAATCTCTCGATCTCAGTTTTGGTCCATAAAACGAACTCAATAGTGAGCCTATCAAAATTATCAAAGCTAAGTCAGTAGGTGATAATGCTGAAAATGGTCTAAATAGTGCGAAGTCGGGAGTTCCTTCTCTGGTTGTAATATACAGCAAGATAGAACCTATAAAGACAATGAATATGTCGAGTGCCCATCCAAAGCGACCTACCCATTCTGCTGCAACATAATTCCGTTTGTATGTGTAAAATAAACCCCATTTCACTGAGCCAGCCTGATCGTAAAGTTGCTTACGTAACTGATAGTCCCGTTGACCGAATCGATCTTTTACGTCATCTGTCATTGGAATGCATGTTAATAGACTAGATTGATAGTGATTTTCATCCACTTCTTGAGACTGTCTTCGCTTCCATACTCCTCTACTAGCCCCCTCCGATTGCACGTCTACAAAGCCGGTTTCCCGAATATGCACACGAGGTGGATTTTTTGTGTTCATATTCCTCTCTGTCGTTTATAACGGGTAGTGAAGCCTCTCTAACCGCTTCCACCACTTAGAATTATAGTAAATATTACCGATACATTCGAAACGAGTGAGTTTGTGTTCACAAATCGGTTCTGAAGTGAAGAGATAGAATCTCAATCATCAGACGGTCAGTCGCTATGAAGTCTTGGTAGTCGCCTCGAGTTCATCAGCATCGAGCTCTTCGTCGAGAAACGCACGGCCGGTATCAGTGAGTCGATAGAGCCCCTGTGCGATCCGCTCGACGAGTCCGTATTCCGCGAGTTCAGAGAGCCGAATACTGGCGTGGCCACGAGAGCAGACGTCGAAGTTCTCCACTGCTTGTGGAGTGAGATTTCCTTCGTCACGCATCGTCTCTAGGATGCGTTCGTCGACTGGGCGCATCCAGTCGGCTCGTTGTCGTACCACGTTTCTACAGGCAGGATTCGTGAGCATAGATTTACCGATATATACGATATGATAGCGGATTCGTCTGATCTAGTAGCAAACTGTATTATTCTGACTGCGAATTGTAGGAAAAGTATTTGTAATGGGAGTCTCCATATATAATTGATCCGCCCCTTTCGGACTGAAAGGTCCGACGTGTTGGAGCACGCCGGGGGTCGGGTCATCCTCACCACGAGGTTTCCGACCATGCGAAACGAACGCTCGAGGGGTCAAAGAGATTACCCCATAGACGACGGAACAGCTGGCCGTTCGGACGGCCACGACGAGACGCGAGCCGCTGCCTTTCACTGTCACTGCGCACGCGCGAGGGATCGGACTTCTTCTCGAGCAGCCACTCGAGACCCGACCACCCACAAACGGCGAGGTGACCGTTGATGGCTGACGAGCCGCGGGTCGCGACCGAGCGCGAGCGCCTCGAGACCATGCTCATCCGACAGTATATAGAGCGCCTCGAGGCGCTCGACGCGGAGACCGAACGGCTCCTCGAGTCGATCGCGGCGACGGAGTCCTTCGACGAGCCGACGCGG of Haloterrigena sp. KLK7 contains these proteins:
- a CDS encoding ArsR family transcriptional regulator, with protein sequence MRPVDERILETMRDEGNLTPQAVENFDVCSRGHASIRLSELAEYGLVERIAQGLYRLTDTGRAFLDEELDADELEATTKTS